In the genome of Brassica oleracea var. oleracea cultivar TO1000 unplaced genomic scaffold, BOL UnpScaffold01380, whole genome shotgun sequence, the window GGTTTGGGTATTGAGTTGTTTCAAGAATTTTCGAGTAAAGAAGCTGTGAAAGATATTATTGATAGGGCATCATAGGAGAACTGTTTCGGAATCAGTATCTCCAACTCGGACAGGAGTCGATATGTGGTGAAATGTCGGGGAGCAGCTGAAGGTTGTAAATGGGGTGTGAGAGCTACAAAGATAAATAATTCTGAAGCGTTCTCGATTAGAACATACATGAAGATGCATTCATGCCCTCACGCAACTTCAAGTACTGGAGTCAAAAGGAAAGTTACACCAAGATGTGTTGCAGCTATAGTGCATAAGGATTATCTGGGACTATATGAGACACCTACTGCGAAAACCCTGGTCGGTCTGGTGGAAAGAAAATTGGGTGTGGAAGTGTCGTATACGACTTGtttgagaagaaaaaatcaAGCTGTTGCGGATTTGCGTGGTGATCCCGAGAAAGGATACAAAATATTGCCTTCTTATTTGTATATGTCAGAGAAGGTGAACCCGGATACAAAAACAAGTTTGTTACTGGATGAACACAACCAGTTCAAATACCTATTTGTTACGTTGGGAGCCTCCATTAAAGGGTTTGAATACATGAGGAGAGTCATCACTGTGGATGCAACTTTCCTGAAGACTGTTGAAGGTGGTTGTTTAGTTATTGCCACGGCTCAGGATCCAAACCTTCACCATTATCCAATAGCATTTGCTGTCGTTGATGGGGAGAAAAAAGAAAGCTGGAATTGGTTTTTCACGACGCTGAAAACTGTTATACCGGATTCGACGGAATTGGTGTTTGTTTCAGACAGAAATGCAAGTTTGGTAAAAGCTGTTGCTGAAGTGTATCTGATGTCTAAACATGGGTATTGTATCTGGCATCTATCGCACAATGTGAAAGTTCATGTCAGACAGGGCAGGGACGAGGTAGCACAACAATTCAGAAAAATTGCATGTCTTTATTCAGAGGCTGAGTTTGAAAATCATTATGAAGATTATAGGGAGAGGTATCCATCGTGTGCTAGGTATCTTGATAAAAGTGTCGATGTCAAAAATTGGGCGAAGTGTCATTTCCCCGGTGCAAGGTACAACATAGACACCTCTAATTGTGCGTAGTCTTTGAATGCGCTATTTGAAAAGGCGCGAAAGATGTCTTTATTGCCTATGCTTGATACAGTTATTGACAAAATGGCTGAGTGGTTCAACAAACATAGGAAGGATGCAGCAGCCGGACCGTCATCTCGAAAATTGGTTCCTTTAGTGGAGAACAAAATCCATGACAGAGTACGGAAAGGTTCAAGAGTACAAGTGACTCCGTTGAACACATTTCAGCTTGAATACAGTGTTATTGGAGCAGATGGGAAGACTTATTTGGTGGATTTGCAGAACAAAACGTGCAGTTGCAGGAAGTTTGATATAGATAATTTCCATGTAGACATGCAATAGGCGCTGTCATTAAGTGTTTGAGGCATGATAGACCAATAGAGTTGAGTGATATGTGTGATTTCATCTCGCATTATTACTTCATTAGAGTGTGGGCTTTGGCGTATAGAAGGACTGTATATCCAGTCCCTCATATCTCTGATTGGATGGTTCCTAAAGAAGTCGCGGATAAGTGTCCCTTACCTCCAGAGTACGAGAAAAGAAAGGGAAGACATTAGGAAAAAAGGTTTCCTTCGGCAGGAGAAAGTCAGCCCCGTCCCCGTCGTAATAAGTATATCCCGAATAGAAAATTGGCTAGCTATTTCAACGGCTCGCAGGGCACTCAAGGAACAGAAGGATCACAAGGAAGACAAGGGACTCAAGGATCATAAGGCACTCAAGGAACAGAAGGATCACAAGGAACACAAGGGACTCAAGGAACAGAAGGATCACAAGGAACACAAGGGACTCAAGGAACAGAAGGATCACAAGGAACACAAGGGACTCAAGGAACAGAAGGATCACAAGGAACACAAGGGACTCAAGGAACAGAAGGATCACAAGGAACACAAGGGACTCAAGGAACAGAAGGATCACAAGGAACACAAGGGACTCAAGGAACAGAAGGATCACAAGGAACACAAGGGACTCAAGGAACAGAAGGATCACAAGGAACACAAGGGACTCAAGGAACAGAAGGATCACAAGGAACACAAGGGACTCAAGGAACAGAAGGATCACAAGGAACACAAGAGACTCAAGGAACACAAGGGACTTAAGGAACAGAAGGATCACAAGGAACACAACGAACTCAAGGATCACAAGGCACTCAAAGAACAGAAGGATCACAAGGGACTCAAGGAACACAAGggactgtgggaaccgaaattcgcactgtcgatttacgtttaaattaggaaactaggaaccccctaatttcccagaggtcccggatctctgcgagagccaacggcaagtgaccaaatatatgcggaaatcatgaaaagataataaacgagtttagagaaaatagTAGAACTTATTTCGAGCCCGCGTGAGAGCgctgcgatcattacaagagatcataaaagctttggccgcaaaggctgtcagcgagttacctagttctagcggcctaaaagctcaaacctagttgactcgaaGCTTGATAACAAGAGAtgaagaaaatacataaaatgtttttgattgatttcagactgaaccttatgaaaggctgcctacgaacccctttcgaggatcaagccgaacgtagttcaagagtgaaccaagagatcaaactgcttgtgcacgttcgtctggtaatcgggtgccagtcatggaaacagagcatgtcgagaataatgcctcagagtttctaagtgccgagagttctgagtctaaaaagttccTTTTCGTGTCTCTcccctaggactccttatatacttgctcctaggtcggtttacgcttttccccttctgcccttaatcCGTCATAGCTTAtaaatggagatattctgttttttccaatcttcgtgattatcttcggaaacttcacatttatccgcgga includes:
- the LOC106321280 gene encoding uncharacterized protein LOC106321280; this encodes MKMHSCPHATSSTGVKRKVTPRCVAAIVHKDYLGLYETPTAKTLVGLVERKLGVEVSYTTCLRRKNQAVADLRGDPEKGYKILPSYLYMSEKVNPDTKTSLLLDEHNQFKYLFVTLGASIKGFEYMRRVITVDATFLKTVEGGCLVIATAQDPNLHHYPIAFAVVDGEKKESWNWFFTTLKTVIPDSTELVFVSDRNASLVKAVAEVYLMSKHGYCIWHLSHNVKVHVRQGRDEVAQQFRKIACLYSEAEFENHYEDYRERYPSCARYLDKSVDVKNWAKCHFPGARYNIDTSNCA